A single genomic interval of Bacillus oleivorans harbors:
- a CDS encoding isocitrate lyase/PEP mutase family protein: MTKIKEFNELHSSQEILFLGNAWDLLSALILEKAGFKAIGTTSWGIANSLGYKDGQLIDFERHLGIIKTITENVKIPVSADIEAGYGEDTEAIVGNVLRTADVGVAGINIEDSLKKESGLREMTEHCKLLTEIRKALDQRGFQDFYINARTDTYLQIDNPFPETVQRAKAYMESGASGVFVPGLTNHAEIKEFTSSVEAPLNVLSLPGVTNCNKLKELGVIRLSFGNALSDQVITLLEKSASQLIELQDTSFLFEN; this comes from the coding sequence ATGACAAAAATTAAGGAATTCAATGAGCTGCATTCATCACAGGAAATCTTATTTTTAGGGAATGCATGGGATCTGCTATCAGCCCTTATTCTTGAGAAGGCAGGATTTAAAGCAATTGGAACAACAAGCTGGGGGATTGCTAATTCCCTAGGATATAAGGACGGACAATTAATAGACTTTGAAAGACATTTAGGCATCATTAAAACCATTACAGAAAATGTGAAAATACCGGTATCTGCAGATATTGAAGCAGGATATGGCGAAGACACCGAGGCGATTGTTGGGAATGTTTTACGGACGGCAGATGTTGGGGTTGCTGGAATCAATATTGAGGATTCACTCAAAAAAGAATCTGGACTAAGAGAAATGACGGAGCATTGTAAGCTTTTAACAGAAATAAGAAAGGCATTAGACCAAAGGGGATTTCAGGATTTTTATATCAATGCCAGAACCGATACCTATTTGCAAATCGATAATCCGTTCCCTGAAACCGTTCAGCGAGCAAAGGCTTATATGGAAAGCGGTGCAAGTGGTGTGTTTGTCCCTGGATTGACAAACCATGCTGAAATAAAGGAATTTACTTCGAGTGTTGAGGCGCCACTGAATGTATTGTCTTTACCGGGAGTAACCAATTGTAATAAGCTAAAAGAATTAGGAGTAATACGATTAAGCTTTGGAAATGCATTGTCAGATCAGGTGATTACGTTATTAGAAAAGAGTGCATCTCAATTAATAGAGTTACAGGATACTTCTTTTTTATTTGAGAATTAA
- a CDS encoding NAD-dependent epimerase/dehydratase family protein has translation MKIVVTGAAGKIGRWTVRTLLEAGHDVTATDKKLREESASQNFIQAELRDYGQVCQLLKGSDAVVHLGNIPTDVRNTPQAIFENNMMVNFNILEACKDFKIPKIVWASSETVLGYPFVEDQLSYFPLDEEHPTTIKSSYAMAKILTEHLSELYHNLTDGQIVALRFANIYEPDEYEKIPTMHWNDQQKDIQRKNAWAYCDVRDAAQACRLAIEAENLGYQIFHITAPDTIMPDLSQDLVNKYFPKVALKRPINGHETLMAIDKARQVLGYEPRYTWRDVLNNDGKLKALPQDQLALTNKEI, from the coding sequence GTGAAAATAGTGGTAACAGGAGCAGCAGGAAAAATTGGTCGCTGGACCGTAAGAACTCTCTTAGAGGCTGGTCATGATGTGACAGCTACTGATAAAAAATTAAGGGAAGAATCAGCGTCCCAAAACTTTATCCAAGCTGAATTGCGTGATTATGGTCAGGTTTGTCAGCTTTTGAAAGGATCTGACGCGGTGGTCCATCTCGGAAATATTCCCACTGATGTCAGGAACACACCCCAGGCCATTTTTGAAAATAATATGATGGTTAATTTTAATATCCTGGAAGCATGTAAGGATTTTAAAATTCCTAAAATTGTGTGGGCATCCAGTGAAACCGTTTTGGGGTATCCTTTTGTAGAGGATCAGCTTAGTTACTTTCCTCTCGATGAGGAACATCCAACAACAATAAAGTCCTCCTATGCAATGGCAAAGATCCTGACTGAACATCTCTCGGAATTGTACCACAACCTTACAGATGGACAGATAGTGGCCCTTCGCTTCGCCAATATTTATGAGCCTGATGAATATGAAAAAATTCCAACCATGCATTGGAATGATCAGCAAAAGGATATACAAAGGAAAAATGCTTGGGCTTATTGTGATGTAAGAGATGCAGCACAGGCCTGCCGTCTTGCCATAGAAGCAGAAAACTTAGGCTATCAAATATTCCATATAACAGCTCCAGACACCATTATGCCAGATCTCAGTCAAGATTTAGTCAATAAATATTTCCCTAAAGTAGCTTTAAAAAGACCAATAAACGGACACGAGACTTTAATGGCAATAGATAAAGCCCGACAGGTTCTAGGCTACGAACCTCGCTATACATGGCGGGATGTCCTAAACAACGACGGCAAACTCAAAGCATTGCCCCAGGATCAACTCGCCTTAACAAACAAAGAAATATGA
- a CDS encoding LamG-like jellyroll fold domain-containing protein has product MTTNYAKGLSERISKFRKQNGLTQEQLANRLGVTSQAVSKWENEQSCPDISLLPALSDLFRISLDELFGRSSKTIDLRKGLITEYLFNGDAQDTSGNGFHGKVVGATLCKDRFGNFQSAYYFDGVDDFIVVEPAPIINHEAFSLSVWCCYDDISGKSGWHNAIVSQDGHHNRRVFQLSTRNSNITFHRFLLEPDLYVEAPVHKGFWYHIVITYENQMFQLYKNGVLICKQHGSIVPDTKEPLYIGRKSTDEPYFFFQGMIDDVRLYNRALSEEEVHELFLEDNWKPRAEPFIPKAENVKTPILECVDDIQVTIPKDKIKAAADWYVKHLDFKLLIEQDEEFYMLSLYKGPNLLLHSSLSVAAINEELSPVIFKTKWDIEKLVEKLTAAGAKVKEIRDEGFAHFIDFQDPFARNWAVMREK; this is encoded by the coding sequence ATGACCACTAATTATGCTAAGGGTTTGTCTGAGAGAATCAGTAAGTTTAGGAAACAAAACGGTTTAACACAGGAGCAGCTTGCCAACCGCTTAGGTGTTACAAGTCAGGCTGTGAGTAAGTGGGAAAATGAACAATCATGTCCAGATATATCACTGTTGCCAGCACTCTCGGATCTGTTTCGAATCTCACTTGATGAATTGTTTGGCAGAAGTTCAAAAACTATCGATTTACGAAAGGGGCTAATCACAGAGTATTTATTTAATGGCGATGCCCAGGATACAAGCGGGAATGGATTTCATGGAAAAGTAGTCGGTGCAACATTATGTAAGGATCGGTTTGGCAATTTTCAGAGTGCTTATTATTTTGATGGAGTTGACGATTTTATTGTTGTAGAACCGGCTCCGATTATTAACCATGAGGCATTTTCACTTTCTGTTTGGTGCTGCTACGATGATATCTCGGGGAAATCTGGCTGGCACAACGCAATCGTTTCTCAAGACGGGCATCATAATAGGAGGGTGTTTCAACTAAGTACTCGAAACTCCAACATAACGTTCCATAGATTTCTGCTGGAGCCTGACCTTTATGTGGAGGCTCCAGTTCATAAGGGGTTTTGGTATCACATTGTAATCACTTACGAAAATCAAATGTTCCAGTTATATAAAAATGGTGTTCTAATATGCAAACAACATGGAAGTATAGTACCTGATACAAAAGAGCCCCTTTATATTGGAAGAAAATCAACTGACGAACCGTACTTCTTTTTTCAGGGAATGATAGATGATGTGAGATTATACAATAGAGCTCTGTCAGAGGAAGAGGTTCATGAATTGTTTTTGGAAGACAATTGGAAGCCGAGAGCAGAACCTTTCATTCCAAAAGCGGAAAATGTCAAAACGCCTATACTTGAATGTGTGGATGATATCCAAGTAACAATTCCAAAAGATAAAATTAAAGCGGCAGCAGATTGGTATGTAAAGCATTTAGACTTTAAACTCCTAATAGAACAAGATGAAGAGTTTTACATGTTATCTTTATATAAAGGGCCAAACTTGTTGCTTCACAGCAGTTTGTCAGTTGCAGCTATAAATGAGGAATTGTCCCCTGTTATTTTTAAAACAAAATGGGATATTGAAAAATTAGTAGAAAAATTGACTGCCGCTGGTGCTAAAGTAAAAGAAATTCGGGATGAAGGATTTGCTCATTTTATTGATTTCCAAGATCCATTCGCCCGTAATTGGGCTGTTATGCGCGAAAAATAA
- a CDS encoding aminoglycoside phosphotransferase family protein produces the protein MQISGAFQEKIRNAFREDGKIWLESLEARVQTYLTKWQLTAIGPVENLSYNYVLRVIDSKGAPCILKMGVPNFDFQNEIHTILSYGGNGCAKLLNSDGENGAMLLEQLIPGTMLSEIKDEGLVLQHYLEVWQAIRRSKSANKETPSILNWFHGLNRYRTTYPNGDGPIINSDIDLAEHCFLDVVSSSSGAELLHGDLHHENILFSQEHGWVAIDPKGVLGDRYFDLISFLLNHLHTKESPKELLRFRVDTISGQLGLDRKRLLKAAIAMATLSACWSIEDQDPDWNKTYQCVKWFHEFLKENS, from the coding sequence ATGCAAATATCAGGAGCATTTCAAGAAAAAATAAGAAATGCCTTTAGAGAAGACGGCAAGATTTGGCTGGAATCGCTAGAAGCACGTGTACAGACATATTTAACTAAATGGCAGCTGACAGCAATTGGTCCTGTGGAGAATCTTTCGTATAACTATGTTTTAAGAGTAATAGATTCAAAAGGTGCGCCATGCATATTAAAAATGGGTGTTCCTAATTTTGACTTTCAGAATGAGATACATACGATCCTGAGCTATGGGGGAAATGGGTGTGCAAAACTGTTGAATTCAGATGGAGAAAATGGGGCCATGCTGCTTGAACAATTGATTCCGGGTACCATGCTCTCTGAGATAAAAGATGAAGGACTCGTTCTTCAGCATTATTTGGAGGTTTGGCAGGCAATTCGCAGATCTAAATCTGCTAATAAAGAAACTCCATCTATTTTAAACTGGTTTCATGGGCTTAATCGTTATCGGACAACTTATCCAAATGGAGATGGTCCTATTATAAATTCTGATATTGATTTAGCTGAGCATTGCTTTCTAGACGTGGTATCGTCTTCTTCTGGAGCTGAACTGTTGCATGGAGATTTGCATCATGAAAACATTTTATTTTCCCAAGAACACGGATGGGTAGCGATTGATCCGAAAGGGGTTTTAGGAGATCGTTATTTTGATTTAATTTCGTTTTTATTGAATCATTTGCATACCAAGGAAAGTCCAAAGGAGTTGTTGAGATTTCGAGTAGATACAATTAGTGGGCAGTTAGGACTCGACCGTAAACGCTTATTGAAGGCAGCCATTGCGATGGCTACCCTATCGGCTTGCTGGAGCATTGAAGATCAAGACCCGGACTGGAATAAAACGTATCAATGTGTAAAGTGGTTCCATGAATTTTTGAAAGAGAATTCATAA
- the dapF gene encoding diaminopimelate epimerase produces MRIPFTKMNGCGNDFILVDNREGIMDAVELPVFVKNICRRKLSLGADGVILLEPSAYADFRMRYFNADGSEGEMCGNGARCAVRFAHLLGIGHTHKSFETADGLYEAEISESQVRMKFPDIGLSKIKLNKQMVLDQQEVFYHFGWVGVPHTVILLDHVREVESARIHRWGQSIRWNLNLFPQGTNVNFVQVLASDSLILRTYERGVEEETMACGTGAVTSAIICGLLQKVTSPVRVQTNGGTLKIEYRLAENLIQDIFLEGPTSWIADGYIESEAWRF; encoded by the coding sequence ATGAGAATTCCGTTTACGAAAATGAATGGATGCGGAAATGATTTTATACTAGTGGATAACCGAGAAGGAATTATGGATGCTGTTGAACTTCCTGTTTTCGTTAAAAACATATGTCGCCGCAAGCTTTCCCTTGGTGCTGATGGTGTTATTTTATTAGAGCCATCGGCATATGCAGATTTTCGGATGAGGTATTTTAATGCGGATGGAAGCGAGGGTGAGATGTGCGGGAATGGAGCCCGCTGTGCTGTCAGGTTTGCTCATTTACTAGGAATCGGCCATACTCATAAAAGCTTTGAAACCGCTGATGGCCTGTATGAAGCAGAGATTTCCGAGTCGCAGGTAAGAATGAAATTTCCTGATATTGGACTCTCTAAGATCAAGCTTAATAAGCAGATGGTATTAGATCAGCAAGAGGTTTTTTATCATTTTGGTTGGGTGGGAGTTCCGCATACCGTCATCCTATTGGACCATGTTCGTGAGGTTGAGAGCGCGAGGATCCATCGCTGGGGTCAGTCGATTCGTTGGAATTTAAATCTTTTTCCGCAAGGCACAAATGTGAATTTTGTACAAGTATTGGCCTCAGATTCTCTTATCCTCAGAACCTACGAACGTGGGGTGGAAGAGGAAACAATGGCTTGTGGAACAGGCGCTGTTACTTCAGCCATTATCTGTGGTCTACTGCAAAAGGTTACGTCTCCCGTCCGGGTGCAGACCAATGGAGGCACCCTTAAAATCGAGTACCGACTAGCAGAAAATTTGATTCAGGATATTTTCTTGGAAGGACCTACATCATGGATTGCAGACGGGTATATTGAATCGGAAGCATGGCGGTTTTAA
- a CDS encoding dicarboxylate/amino acid:cation symporter: protein MEKRKKRGVWASYKFPIILLISITLGALIGIFAGAKAEVLKPLGDIFINAMFTIVVPLVFITISSAVANIASLKRLGRILGLMLAVFFVTGVISSVIMLFSVQLIPPAEGVELTLEQPEEIQTLDTADQFVKAFTVPDFMDLLSRKNMLALIIFSILFGLAVNMAGDKGRKVAEGLEALSHVMQKLIKIIMWYAPIGLGAYFAALIGVFGPELLGSYARAMVVYYPISILYFFIAFTLYAFVAAGRRGIPVFWKAAITPAVTSVSTQSSVATIPVNLEATARIGVPKDIREIVIPIGATIHMDGSCLSAILKISFIFGLFNMPFTGLDTYTTAILIAILSGMVMSGVPGGGFIGEMLIVTMYGFPPEALPIIAMLGTLVDPPATMVNATGDTVSSMLVTRYMEGKNWIKKQLGSPNQNISEEVTESI, encoded by the coding sequence TTGGAAAAGAGAAAAAAGCGGGGAGTCTGGGCTTCTTACAAGTTTCCTATCATTTTACTGATCTCCATTACTCTTGGCGCATTGATTGGAATCTTTGCAGGTGCTAAAGCTGAAGTTTTAAAACCGCTGGGAGATATCTTTATCAATGCTATGTTTACGATTGTCGTGCCGCTAGTTTTTATAACGATTAGCAGTGCAGTGGCAAATATTGCGAGTCTAAAACGGCTTGGACGTATCCTTGGTCTAATGCTCGCCGTGTTCTTTGTAACAGGAGTTATCTCTTCTGTTATTATGTTATTTAGTGTTCAGCTTATCCCTCCGGCTGAAGGGGTAGAGCTAACACTAGAGCAACCAGAAGAAATACAAACATTAGACACAGCAGACCAGTTTGTTAAGGCTTTTACAGTTCCGGATTTCATGGACCTGTTATCCCGCAAAAATATGCTTGCTCTAATTATTTTTTCCATTCTGTTTGGTCTGGCAGTTAATATGGCGGGAGATAAGGGAAGAAAAGTAGCAGAAGGACTTGAAGCACTCTCTCATGTCATGCAAAAACTGATTAAAATCATCATGTGGTACGCTCCTATTGGACTAGGTGCCTACTTTGCTGCTCTTATAGGAGTATTTGGCCCTGAGCTATTAGGCTCTTATGCACGAGCAATGGTAGTATATTACCCTATTTCGATCCTCTATTTCTTTATCGCCTTTACGCTTTATGCTTTTGTCGCAGCTGGGCGAAGAGGAATACCTGTTTTTTGGAAGGCTGCTATTACTCCTGCTGTAACATCGGTCTCTACACAAAGCAGTGTAGCGACAATTCCTGTTAATTTAGAAGCAACAGCGAGAATTGGAGTTCCGAAGGATATCAGGGAAATAGTGATTCCTATTGGTGCAACCATACATATGGATGGTTCATGTCTCAGTGCTATTTTGAAAATATCTTTTATCTTTGGTTTGTTTAATATGCCTTTTACAGGACTTGATACGTACACAACAGCGATTTTGATTGCCATTCTAAGCGGTATGGTGATGTCTGGCGTTCCTGGGGGAGGTTTTATCGGGGAAATGCTTATCGTCACGATGTATGGTTTTCCGCCAGAGGCACTGCCTATTATCGCTATGCTGGGGACATTGGTTGACCCGCCTGCAACTATGGTAAATGCTACAGGTGATACAGTATCAAGTATGCTTGTTACCAGGTATATGGAAGGCAAGAACTGGATTAAAAAGCAATTAGGCAGCCCTAATCAAAACATATCAGAAGAAGTTACGGAAAGTATATAA